The Alteribacter populi genomic sequence TTCTACATATTTATTAATGCAAGTCGTCACTATTCCGATTTATGGTAAGCTTTCAGATATGTTTGGACGAAAGCTTGTGTTCACATTTGGAGTGAGTGTCTTCTTAATAGGCTCGATTATGTGTGGCTTTGCCCCTTCAATTGAGTGGCTGATTGCTAGTCGGGTCATTCAAGGATTAGGAGCAGGTGCTGTGCAACCCATTGCTACGACGATCGTAGGAGACATGTATACAAAGGAAGAACGGGCCAAAATTCAAGGGTATTTGGCAAGCGTGTGGGGCATTTCCGCAGTTCTTGGGCCGGTACTCGGTGGTTTAATCTTGCAGTTTGCTCACTGGCAATGGGTGTTTTGGATTAACATTCCGGTTGGCATTCTAGCAGTTGCCGGGGTGTTCGTATTTTTAAAAGAAGATGTTGAAAAACAATCGAAGCCTATTGACTATGGGGGCACAGCCATTTTACTTCTTGGGGTCACGTCCCTTATGCTCGTATTTATTCAGGGAGGGACGGTTTGGCCGTGGACATCGACACCCATTCTTAGCTTACTTTTTTTATTTGCAGCTAGTTTAATGCTGTTTATTTGGCAAGAACGACGAGCTGAGGATCCTGTGATGTCTTTAACGATATGGAAGGATAAACTTATTGCTACAGCGAATCTTGCTTCATTAACATTAGGAGCTGTCCTCATCGGTGTCTCGAGTTACCTTCCAACATATGTTCAAATTGTATTGGGAGAATCTGCGATGGTCGCTGGATTCACCTTAACAATGATGAGTGTAGGCTGGCCGATTTCTTCCACATTAGCAGGAAGGTGGCTCGTTCCACTAGGTTCTCGAAAAACCGCGATGATTGGGGCTGCTAGTTTAATGATCGGGGCCAGTATGTTCGTAGCCTTATCTTACCTACAACACCCTGTTTGGGCAGGTGTTGCGAGTTTCTTTATCGGAGGCGGAATGGGATTTACAACAACGACATTTATCGTTTCGATACAAAGTCAGGTTTCGTGGCGGTTAAGGGGTGTCGCGACAGCCTCAAATATGTTTATGCGCTTATTAGGAAGCGCTCTTGGTGTAGCCTTCCTCGGTGGTGTTTTGAACAACCGATTAGCTACTTATATGGAGGAAGTAGGAACCGCTGTTGATTTACCGCAAACGTTAGATGTAGCCAATTTGCTTTTGGATCCTGTACAGCGGAACCGTTTTACATCAGAGGAGGTTGACGTGTTGTCAGGAGGGATTGCCTTTGCCCTTAATAGTGTATATATCGGTGTATTTGCGATGGCATTACTAAGTATTTTTCTGATAGTGTCATTGCCAAAGAGTGAAACAAATGAATCAAATTAAGGAAGCAAGTAAAGGACATGTTTCAAAATACGGGCAGTTAATCCCCAGATGACTCGACCATTATATTCATAAAAATGTTCGTGAACAACACCGGTACGCCAGTTATACTCTTCTCCGTTGGGGATTAAATGATAGGGAAAGGCGTCTTCAGGCTGTACTTCTAAATAAATATTATACGTTTTAGGTTCCATATTTTTTAAAACCTTTATAGGAACTGTGAAAACTTCCTGAACTTCATCAGGGTTTAAGTTAAATGTAGCATTAGCTGCGATTTCTCCGATAAATGGGTATAGAGTGAAGCGGTAGGGTGTGATCATATAGTCTAACGGACCGTAACAAGTCACTTCGGAATGCGAAACGCCTATTTCTTCGATGAGCTCTCTTATAGCTGCAGCTTTGGGTGAAGCATCTTCTTGGTCGACTTTCCCGCCAGGAAAGCAGATTTCTCCAGGCTGTTTAATATTTTCACCACGTACTTGAAAAAGAAGATGAGGTTCGTTTTGTTTGTAGATGATTGGTACAAAAATGGCAAAAGATCGATAGTGTTCGCGGTCTAGCAGGCCAGCTTCACGATTAAGAAAAAAATCGTATACAGAGTGGTTTGTTGGTTTCATTGAATAGTCCCCTTTTTTAACATCGCTCAATTTACGTTTAGTGTACCAGATAAAAGGCAAAACAGAGAAGGACGAAAGCACTCAGTTAGAATAATCAATATTGTTATCTGTTAAAAGTATGATTATAATAATTATACGCGAAATGAGGAAGGGGATGGAAAGTATGAAACTCTTAGTAAAGAAGCCAATCTTTGCAGAGTCAGCTAGTGTCCTTGTAAATACGGCCTCAAAGTATCCAGCCACAATCTTGCTTAAGAAAGACCACTGGGTTGTTGATGCAAAAAGTTTGTTAGGAGTTCTAGCTTTATCACTACAGCCGGAGCAAGAAGTTGAAGTGACTTTTGAAGGGGAAACGGAAGAAAATTTCATTGAAGAAATCGTTCAAACAGATTTATTCACGAAAGCATAAACAACTCAAAGGAGCATCACAATAGCGTGATGCTCCTTTGAGTTTTCGTTATTTCAAATAAGAATCAAACCAAGCTTGCAGCTCCTCTAATCTTGCAAAACGTAGTTTAGGCGGACCGCTTCTGGATAGCTCATGGTTTGCATTCGGAAAGCGGACAAACCTCGTTTCTTTCTTTTGATGTTTAAGTGCAATGTATAATTGTTCTGCTTGTTCTACAGGGCATCTGAAATCCTTTTCCCCGTGTAAAATTAACAGAGGTGTCTCAATGTTCTTGACGTACTTCAATGGCGAGTGCTCCCACATTTTATTCGGATCACTCAAAAGGTCTGCCCCAATCTCCCAGTCGGTAAAGAAGTAGCCAATATCACTCACACCGTAGAAGCTGATCCAGTTTGAAATGGAACGAAGGGTAGCCGCAGCCTTAAAGCGATCGGTATGGGAGACGATCCAGTTCGTCATGAAGCCGCCGTAGCTTCCTCCTGTAACCCCAAGGCGCTCAGCATCAATGTAGTCAAATTGTTCAACCGCTTGATCGGTTGCACTCATCAAATCTTCATAGTCTTTCCCGCCGTAATCTCCTCGGCAAGCGTCGACAAAAGTTTGTCCGTACCCATGGCCACCTCTCGGGTTTGTATAAAGGACGACATAGCCATTGGCAGCTAGTAGTTGCAGCTCATGGAAAAACGTGTTTGCGTACATCGCGTGAGGCCCGCCGTGAATTTCAAGGATTGTCGGATACTTTTTCCCCTGTTCAAATCCATATGGTTTTAAAATCCACCCATGGATGTTCCCGCCATCAGCGGCTTTAAAATTTACTTCTTCAGGCTCTTGAATGTGAACCTCTTTAGAAAAACGTTCGTTCACATGAGTAACCTGCTTTTGTTCGCCAGATGTCAGATCTACTAGTACCACGTCACCGGGGTTAGTAGGAGTACTGATCGCTATAAGAGCTTGTTGTTTATCTGGTGAAAAATGGTATCCGTAGATTTGATGCTGGCCTGTGACGATTTCTTCGACTTTATGATCAAGGCTGACACGGTATAAGTTTGTATTACCGTAGACACTTGCAGTGACATAAATATTTTGATTGTCGTGATCCCACACAGGTCCCGGAATTGGATGACCGGAACGAACATCACCAATCGCGGAGTCACTAAGGTGCACATCCCAGTTTTCTGTCAAACAAGTAGCTTCCTTTGAATCAATATCAATGGTCCAAAGCTTCAAATGTGTGGCTCCGGAAAACTCTTTCCGGTGTCCGTAACAGGCTAATTTTGTACCATCATCGTTAAAAACGGGATAAGCGTATATGCCATTACCCTCTGTGAGACAAGTTTCTTCTTTTGTAACTACATTTACTACATAAACATCTGAAATAAGGTGATAATCTTGATCTTCCTTTTTATTGGAAACAAAACTTACGGAATGACTGTCAGGGGACCATTCACCAGGCTCATGATGAAACTCACCAGATGTGATTTGCGTGATCTCTTCACTTTCGATGTCATAAAAGGCTAGTTGTTTGTATTTATCATCTAAAAAACCAGTAGCGTCAGATTTATATTTTAGCCTCGTAACGACCAATGGCTCATCCTTTTTTTCATCTGACGTTTTCTCGTCGTCTTCTTTGCTGTGAATATTTTCGTCTTTGGCTAATGAGGTCGTAAACAAAAGCTTTTTACTATCCGGTGACCAGACAGGTTGACTAGCTCCATTTTTTAGCGTAGTAATTTGTTTTGCTTCTCCACCTGAAGTAGAGAACAGAAAGAGCTGAGACTTTTCTTTACGATTTGAAACGAAAACAAGCCATTTTCCATTTGGTGAAAAGCGGGGAGAACTGACTCTTTCATGTCCAAAGGTCCATTGTACAGCCTCTGTATCTTGAATCCCTTGCACATACAAATGAGAAACGTATTCATCCTCGTCGTTTATCGTTTGTTTTATGTAGGAGAACGATTCTCCATTTGGTGCAAACTGAGGTTCATTTAAAACATTGATTTCTTTGAGATCTTTTACTTTGATTGGACGTTTAGTTGTCATAATGGACTCCTTTCAAATCTATCTTTCTAAAGTATAAAGTACGATATAGGAATATTCAAACGATTTAAAATAAAGCGTTTTCATAAAAATATTGATTTTAATTATTAGTCGTGATAGATTTTAAACAACGTAAGCGTTTACGTTTGCAAAGGAGACCGATTTATGAAGCCAACAATAAAAGATGTCGCGAATGCCGCGAATGTTTCAATTGCGACTGTGTCGAGGATATTAAATAAACAAGCAGGTTATTCCCAAACTACTAAAGAGCATGTCATGGGAGTCATTGCTGAATTAGGTTACCATCCTAATGCGATTGCCCGAGGGCTTGTAAGCAAAAAGACAAAAACGCTCGGTGTTTTACTGCCGAATGTCTCAAATATGTTCTCTTCAGAAGTATTGGATGGCATTGAGCAAGCTGCCCATGAAAACGAATATAGTGTGATCATCTGTAATACAGACCGTAATGGCAGGCGCACATTAGATTATTTGAAAGTACTCGGGGAGAAAAAAGTAGACGGGTTAATTTTTATAAGTGAAGCATTAACATCTGAATATTATCAAGCCATTCAACATCTAAATATTCCATTTGTTCTCGTTTCTAGTATGTCTTATAAATATCAAGTACCTTACATTAAAGTCGATGATAAGCATGCTTCCTATCAAGCTGTTACATATTTAATTGAAAAGGGGCATAAAGATATTGCTTTAATTAGCGGGGATATTGATGATGTACTAGCTGGTATTCCGAGGGTAGAGGGTTATTGTCAGGCCTTACGGGATCATAGAATCGAAGTAAGGCAGGAGCTAATCACTTATGGGGACTTTGGCTTTGAGTCAGGTAAGGAGTGCATGACTAGACTGATACAAACAGATCAACCATTTTCAGCCGTATTCTCAACAAGTGAAGAAATGGCATTAGGTGCAATGTCTGTAGCTCATCAAAATAAGATAAATATCCCAGAAGACATTTCATTTGTTGGATATGATAATACACGATACGCAGAAATGAGTATTCCCCCACTGACTACAGTTGCCCAACCTTTAAAACAAATGGGGAACAAGGCAGTAGAGATGATTCTTACAATGCTGGAAACTGGCAAAAAAGCTCAAAGCAACATTATGCCTCATTCAATTGTAGAAAGAGAGTCAGTAAAATCACGGACTAAATGAAAAAATACCAAGATAAACAAGGTATTTTTTTCTTTCAGCTTTTAAGTAAACGTTTACTCAAATACTTGACAGTTATTATATTCATTACGACTAAAACTATTTAACTATAATAGGTTAAACGTTTACTATATGTAGGAGGTGCGAGTGACTGCCAAAATAAAAATAAAGTTTCATCTAATATTTTTCCATTATGCAATACTAATATTTCAAATTTTGGGAGGGGATTGTAATGAGAAAAAAGTTATCAACAGCGATTGCTACTACCGTTTTAGTTGGTGTACTTACGGGTTGCGGAGGATCGGATGACGGGAAAATAGAATTTTTTCAAAATAAGTCTGAAGCTGTAGACACTTTTGACGCTCTTATTGAAAAGTTTCATGAAGAAAATCCGGATCTTGAATTTCAAATCGAACAAAACCATGTTCCAGAAGCAGATACAGCGCTTCGTTCAAGATTAACTCAAGATGATGTTCCAGACATTATGGGAATTAACGGTGACGCTACTTATGGGGACCTTGCAGATTCAGGAACTCTTCACGATTTCTCTGAAGATGATTTAATAACTAATGTTCAAGACTCTTACGTGGACATGATTAATCAGTTGGCCGGAAAAGACACTCCAAATGGTGTGCCATATGCTACAAACGCTAATACGGTTTTATATAACAAGGACAAGTTTGCTGAGATGAATTTAGAAATCCCTCGTACATGGGATGAATTCCTCGATGTTGTAGAGACCATTGAAGAACATGATGAAACACCTTTCTTCCATACTTATGGAGATGCTTGGACAGCAATGGTTGCCTTTAATGCATTAGCAGCTAATATCGAAGGAGACGATTTTGCAGAGGAGAGGCTAGCAGAAGACACAACGTTTGCGGAACGTCACCCGGAAGTCGCTGAAAAAATGATAGAGCTTCGCGATATGGCTGATAATGATGTCTTTGGCACTGATTATGACCGAGGAAATGCAGCTTTTGCCGAGGGTGGTTCTGTTATGTATATTCAAGGTAACTGGGCAATTGGTCAGATTACAGAAGCCAACCCTGATATCAATGTTGGAGCCTTTGCGCTTCCTGCTACAAATGACGTTGATCAAAACCGTTTAGTATCAGGTGTCGACACTGTACTAACGATTTCAGGTAGTTCAGAACACAAAGAAGAAGCGCTAATGTTTATTGAATTTTTACTTGAGGAAGAAAACGCACAATACTACATTGACGCTGAAAAGCAGTTTTCAGCTGTAGAAGGTGTTCTTCAAGAAGATCCAACTGTTGAAGACTTGAGTGTTCACTTTGAAGAAGGTTCGATTACAAGTTTCCCTGATCACTACTATCCGTCTGGAATGCAAATTGAAAACCTAGTACAAGAATTCTTAATTAATGGTGACGTAGATGAATTCTTACAGGTGCTTGATGAAGAATGGGATAAAGTGACGTCAAGATAATAATGTACGGGCTTGCCTGTGAATTGCAGGCAGCCCTCCATTATTACTTTTGCAGCTAAAGGAGAGAAGAAAATGAGTAAGAAAATCAATCCTTATGTACTCATGGTATTACCCGCTTTTATTATCTTTTTTTCATTTCACACATATCCCATGCTGCAAGGTGTTTTTTATAGCTTTACAAACTGGCGCGGGTATGGCGATTGGGATTTTGTCGGCTTTAGTAATTATATAAGCGTATTTCAAGACGGAAGAGCGCGTGACGCTTACTTTTTCACTTTTCAATTCGCAATTATTTCAACGATTCTTGTAAATATCATAAGTTTAATTATTGCATTAGGCCTGAATGCAAAAATTAAATTTATGAAGACATTACGCGCGGTATATTTTATGCCAAATATTTTAAGTATTTTAATTGTTGGTTTTATCTTTAACTATATCTTTGCTATTTTTGTACCATTGATTGCTGAAAGCCTAGGATTAACGACGTTGGCAACAAACATTTTAGGAAATCCTGATCTTGCTTGGATTGGGATTGTCATCGTTGCTGTCTGGCAGGCGGCCGCTTTTAATACAATCTTATATTTGGCAGGGTTAGCAACGATTTCACAGGATTTATATGAAGCATCTAGTTTAGATGGGGCGAACAAATGGCAGGAATTCTGGAAGATTACCTTCCCGTTAATAGCACCTTTCTTTACGATTAATATGGTTTTGGCGATGAAAAACTTCCTGATGGTATTTGACCACATTATGGCATTAACTGGTGGGGGACCTGGACGAGCGACCGAATCTATATCCTTATTAATCTACCGTGGAGGTTTCCAAGGAGGCGAGTTTGCATATCAATCGGCCAATGCTGTGATTTATTTTATTATCATTGTGACGATTTCCGTGATACAAATTCGCTACTTACAGAAACGAGAGGTTGATATGTAATGAGAAATAATAAACACAATTGGACGATCACTCTATTATTAATATTAGGATCCGTTGTTATCCTATTTCCATTATATTTAACAGTCGTCAATGCCTTTAAAACGCCTCAGGAAACAGCGGAATCTATTTTGGCTTTACCTTCCAGCTTTCGGTTCGATAACTTTATACAAGCAATTGAAATGACCAACTTCTTTAATGCTTTTGGGAATAGCTTCTATATTACAGTGCTGACAGTTGTATTTACGCTACTGACAAATTCAATGGTCGCTTATGCCATTGCCCGAAATCTTCATAAACGTTCCTTTAAAATCTTATTTTATTATTTTGTAAGTGCAATGTTCGTGCCGTTTCCAATCATTATGCTTCCTTTAGTAAAGCAGATGAGTGGTCTTGGTTTAATGAATCCAACAGGGCTTGTCATGCTTTATATTGTTTATGGTTTAGCGTTTAATGTCTTTCTCTACGTTGGTTATATTAAGTCTATTCCAAAAGAGCTTGAGGAGGCAGCAATTGTTGATGGGTGTAGTAGGTGGGGTGTTTTCTGGCGTATTATTTTCCCGCTGCTTGCACCAATGAATGCAACAGTCGGAATTTTAACAGCACTATGGGCTTGGAATGACTTCTTACTACCGCTTGTAATATTAAGTGACCGAAGTGATATGACACTACCTCTAGTACAGTTTGTGTTCCAGTCTCAGTTTTCAACCAACTACAACTTAGCTTTTGCTTCATACTTGATGGCGTTATTGCCGATGATCATTGTTTATGTCATTGCACAACGCTGGATTATCAGTGGTGTGACGAAAGGTGCTATCAAGTAAAAATAAAAGATGAAACGAACTAGATAAGTAACGATATTGGAGGAATTTTCAAATGAGTAAGCAATGGTGGAAAGAAAGTATTGTCTATCAAATATATCCTCGTAGCTTTAATGATAGTAACGGAGACGGGATTGGTGACTTAAAAGGGATTACTGAAAAATTAGACTACTTAAAGGAATTAGGTATCGATGTGATCTGGCTTTCTCCTGTCTACGATTCGCCAAACGATGATAACGGCTACGATATTCGAGATTATCAAGGTATTATGAACGAATTTGGAACGATGGATGATTGGGAAGAACTTTTAGCTGAAACGCATAAACAAGGAATGCGTTTGATTATGGATCTTGTCGTAAATCACTCGTCAGACGAGCACCAGTGGTTCGTTGAATCGCGCAAATCAAAGGATAATCCATACCGCAACTACTATATTTGGCGATCTGGAAGAGCAGACGGGTCTGAGCCAAACAATTGGGAATCGGCTTTTAGTGGATCTGCCTGGCAGTATGATGAACAAACAGGTGAATACTTTCTGCATCTTTTCTCAAAAAAACAGCCAGATTTAAATTGGGAAAACCCTACTTTACGAGAAGAAGTGTACAAAATGATGCGCTGGTGGCTTGATAAAGGTATCGACGGTTTTCGGATGGATGTTGTTAACTTTATTTCGAAAGTACCAGATCTTCCAGATGGCGAGGTTGAGAAAGGAAAACAATATGCACCTGGTGGAAAGTATTTTGCAAATGGACCACGGATTCATGAATTTTTACATGAAATGAATCAACAAGCCATTAAAGGCTATGATGCGATGACGGTTGGGGAAATGCCAGGTGTAAGACCGGAGATTGCTCAGAAATATACAGATGAAGAACGTGAAGAAGTGAATATGGTGTTCCAATTTGAACACGTGGATCTCGATTCAGGGCCAGGAGGCAAATGGGATCTTCGTCCTTTAAAGCTTCAAGATTTAAAAGACAACCTGACAAAATGGCAAAAAGCCTTGGAGTATAAAGGTTGGAACAGTTTATATATGAACAATCACGACCAGCCACGGATGGTCTCTCGTTTTGGTGATGATAGTAAGTACCGCGTAGAATCAGCGAAAATGCTCGCGACACTTCTTCATATGATGAAAGGTACGCCTTACATTTACCAAGGTGAAGAAATCGGCATGACGAATGTGCGCTTTGACTCAATCGATGACTATGAAGATATTGAAACACTAAACATGTACAAAGAAAAGCGTGAACAAGGCGTTCCGCACGAAGAGGTTATGCAAGGAATTTACGTTAAAGGTAGAGACAATGCTCGTACGCCTGTTCAATGGAATGATGAAGCACACGGCGGTTTTACGACAGGAACCCCATGGCTTCAAGTAAATCCTAATTACACGGAAATCAATGCTGAACAAGCGGTTCAAGATCCGAACTCTATTTTCCATTACTATAAAAAACTCATTGATTTACGTCATAACCACGATGTCATTGTGTACGGTAATTATGATTTGTTAGCTGAAAACGACGAGGAGATTTTTGCTTATCAAAGAGTACTTGAAAACGAGACCCTTCTTGTCATTTGTAACTTCTATGAAAATGAAACAAGGTTTGAATTTCCTGATCGTTATCAAGGGAAAAAGGCAGACATTCTGATCGGAAACTACAAAACCGGCGAAAAAACTGTCGAGCTTAGTGAAAGCTTCGACCTAAAGCCATACGAAGCGATTGTTTATAAAATAAAAGAATAGGACATCACAGTTGAATAAATTTCATAATTCTGCGCCCAGGCAGCTCAACGGTTCTAAGACATGAAAAAAGGAGTACCTCCCCAAATGTCGAATTAAGTAAGTGACCATACAAACGAAATGAAATGGGAGGAAACCCCTCATGTCTAAAGTACGACAAGAGAGTCTTTTTAGCCCCCTACGGAGCTACATAAAGTTACTCTAATTTTAACACCAAGAAAATTGGAGACCGTAGCCAAGCTGAATCGTGTTTAAAAGGTCTCTTAATAAAAAAAGATCTTCTGCGTAGTAGGCCGGAATCTGTGAGACTCCCTCAGGAAAAGTTGATATGGCGGGGGTCCGCCCGGATTTTGAGGCCCTAAAAAATTTTTTTGTACTCGCCTCCGACTGCCAAGGTCCACATAATTCTTGTAAATACATTTACTGTATTTAGAGATTACGCGTTGCGTTGGGAATGTGGGATACATTTCCATATATAGGTGTAATTCACACGAGAAAAACTCTGCTACAATCAGGTGACTTACCCTCCCATGTCTCCTGGCATCAAGTGCCTACATTCCTTCGTTGGGTCTTGCCTGACGCAGATCTCGGACTCTTACTCCTGCATGGACTGCCCTTTACTGGGCGTCTAAAGTCTCCGTCTTGCCGAATCTCTGTGCCTGTGTTGTCAAAGGTACATTAAAGCACTGTGAAGCCTTACGCTGCCTTGTTCTGAGGATAGTTGGAAGAGTCTATCAACATTCTCTCAGGGTCAAACATTGCCTGTTTCTTGCTAAGTCCATGGAACACCTGAAGCAGCTTTCTGCATAGCACAACCATTGCTTCTTTCTTGGTCAGTGGATTTTGTTCCCGTGAGTGATAATGCATGTACAGTTGACGAAAGCTTGCATTGTTCTGAATGAGCGGAAGGATCGCTTTATAAAGTAAGGCTCGTAGTCGTTTTCTTCCGCGTTTAGAGATCTTCTTTGTGCCTTTATGCTGACCTGAACTGTTCTCACGCAACGTAAGTCCCGCTAGCTTAATGAGTTGGCGTGGATGCCTGTAATTGCGCATAGAGCCTGTTTCAGCCAATAACTCGCTTACAGTGTTCTCGCTGATTCCCGGAATGGAGACGAGGTACTGAAACTCTTCTAATGACTGGGCCTGCTCAACCATCTGGGAAGTCACCTCTTCAAGTTGTGATTCCAATAGTTCCAGCTGTTGAACAAGGCTGCGAATCTCCAGCCGTGACATTTCCTGACTGCGTGTTACGCCAATAGAGTGACGAGCCACTTCAATCAGGGTCACCATTTTGGGTTTCCCAGCATACTTGGCGCCAGCTTTCTTCTGTTGCCTGACCATCTCTTCGACAGACAAATGTGGAACATCCTGGGGAAGAGGTGTCAGCTTTAAAACGGCAAGAGCTTGTTGGCCCAATTCACTGAAGACTTGATTGAATTCCGGAAAGTAAAGATCCTTCCATCGCTGTATCCTGTTTTTTACGGAAGAGATATCTTTTCGTAATCGTTCCCGGATTGCGGATCCATGCCTCATGTGATGTTCAGCGGTTGTCATCTTCCGCGGTATACTAAAATAGCCGTTAGGAAGAAGTTTCGCTATAACGCGTGCATCTTTAGCGTCGTTCTTCGTTTGAGAATTATCGTCCATTTCCTTGGATTGTTTTACATGCATTGGATTGACGATGACAAAAGGGAATTCGAAAGCCTCCAGCATAGCCGCAAGGTTCATCCAGTAGTGGCCGGTTGCTTCAAAACCGATGAGCACATTTGATTTGTTGTGTGTCTCCATCAGTTGTCTAACAGCCTGCTCAAAATGGATGAAACCATCTTTTGACTGGTGGATGCGCCATACTTTCGTTAATTCGCGTCCGCGCAAATCGACGGCACAGGCATAGTGATTCTTTTTTGCAATATCGATTCCAATAACTAGAGTGTTTTCGTTGACTTGATTAATTCGTTCATTTCTACTACGATTCATGAAGGGTTCCTCCTTTGTGATTGCTGGTTTGTTTTTGCACCTTGCATCATATCGGAGGATCCTTTTTTTATCAATAGGGGTAAAACCTATCCGACAGGAATGCTCCTGC encodes the following:
- a CDS encoding glycoside hydrolase family 13 protein; translation: MSKQWWKESIVYQIYPRSFNDSNGDGIGDLKGITEKLDYLKELGIDVIWLSPVYDSPNDDNGYDIRDYQGIMNEFGTMDDWEELLAETHKQGMRLIMDLVVNHSSDEHQWFVESRKSKDNPYRNYYIWRSGRADGSEPNNWESAFSGSAWQYDEQTGEYFLHLFSKKQPDLNWENPTLREEVYKMMRWWLDKGIDGFRMDVVNFISKVPDLPDGEVEKGKQYAPGGKYFANGPRIHEFLHEMNQQAIKGYDAMTVGEMPGVRPEIAQKYTDEEREEVNMVFQFEHVDLDSGPGGKWDLRPLKLQDLKDNLTKWQKALEYKGWNSLYMNNHDQPRMVSRFGDDSKYRVESAKMLATLLHMMKGTPYIYQGEEIGMTNVRFDSIDDYEDIETLNMYKEKREQGVPHEEVMQGIYVKGRDNARTPVQWNDEAHGGFTTGTPWLQVNPNYTEINAEQAVQDPNSIFHYYKKLIDLRHNHDVIVYGNYDLLAENDEEIFAYQRVLENETLLVICNFYENETRFEFPDRYQGKKADILIGNYKTGEKTVELSESFDLKPYEAIVYKIKE
- a CDS encoding IS110 family transposase; this translates as MNRSRNERINQVNENTLVIGIDIAKKNHYACAVDLRGRELTKVWRIHQSKDGFIHFEQAVRQLMETHNKSNVLIGFEATGHYWMNLAAMLEAFEFPFVIVNPMHVKQSKEMDDNSQTKNDAKDARVIAKLLPNGYFSIPRKMTTAEHHMRHGSAIRERLRKDISSVKNRIQRWKDLYFPEFNQVFSELGQQALAVLKLTPLPQDVPHLSVEEMVRQQKKAGAKYAGKPKMVTLIEVARHSIGVTRSQEMSRLEIRSLVQQLELLESQLEEVTSQMVEQAQSLEEFQYLVSIPGISENTVSELLAETGSMRNYRHPRQLIKLAGLTLRENSSGQHKGTKKISKRGRKRLRALLYKAILPLIQNNASFRQLYMHYHSREQNPLTKKEAMVVLCRKLLQVFHGLSKKQAMFDPERMLIDSSNYPQNKAA